In Aspergillus nidulans FGSC A4 chromosome IV, a single window of DNA contains:
- a CDS encoding uncharacterized protein (transcript_id=CADANIAT00000997), translated as MTLLETACLDFCIKLLNQKTKVYKYKSLLKILWLNPQYWDIIQI; from the exons ATGACCCTGTTGGAGACAGCCTGCCTTGATTTCTGTATTAAGCTGCTTaaccagaagaccaaggtgTACAAGTACAAGAGCCTGTTA AAGATATTATGGCTCAACCCCCAGTACTGGGATATTATCCAGATATAG
- a CDS encoding uncharacterized protein (transcript_id=CADANIAT00000998), with protein MSRSSTSTCLTNPAKYKQAMAALEADKDLNKIGNIIDKHESILGKYTNLVQVLVLKT; from the exons ATGTCAAGATCATCTACTAGTACCTGCCTTACAAA TCCA GCCAAGTACAAGCAGGCAATGGCTGCCCTGGAGGCAGACAAGGACCTTAATAAGATAGGCAATATTATAGATAA GCATGAGAGTA TACTAGGCAAGTATACCAACCT GGTACAGGTACTAGTACTAAAG